One genomic window of Cygnus atratus isolate AKBS03 ecotype Queensland, Australia chromosome 16, CAtr_DNAZoo_HiC_assembly, whole genome shotgun sequence includes the following:
- the LOC118248989 gene encoding ammonium transporter Rh type B-like — protein sequence MATPPPSSTRRLLPLSLGLFQGALLLFFALFVTYDEPSAVATEAEDGIRAAEQLPSIFPLFQDIQVMLAVGLGLLLAFLPRYGLSALAHNFLLLNFSTQWALLLQGLRHRYRHGEVRLGLHNVLAAEFAAVTVLISVGAVLGRTSPCQLLAVAFCEVPVYLASEWLIVTQLGVRDVGGTITIHVFACYFGLGVSKALFGTQRRPAHPKETPTPRSDLLALVGTLTLWVFWPSFVAAPCQPGDAQHRAILNTLLALSASAVTTVVASSLLESGGKLSPGHLQNGSLAGGVAIGALADMPITPAASLALGSLSSLVCLLGFRFLTPLLARRLALHDQCGIHNLHGLPGILGAAASAVAVLLSHVDGNGLAEDQGGCGGGRQALWQVAGLAAALGGSLLSGMLAGAVLRLPCLAPPPEPLCFEDSLNFRIQGQAESPGMGDATEEVALKERV from the exons ATGGCCACACCACCCCCCTCCAGCACCCGCCgcctcctgcccctctccctggGGCTCTTCCAGGGCgccctgctgctcttcttcGCCCTCTTCGTCACCTACGACGAGCCCTCGGCCGTGGCCACAGAGGCAGAGGATGGCATCCGGGCTGCcgagcagctccccagcatctTCCCCCTCTTCCAGGACATCCAGGTGATGCtggcggtggggctggggctcctgcTGGCCTTCCTGCCCCGCTACGGGCTCAGCGCCCTCGCCCACAATTTCCTCCTGCTCAACTTCTCCACGCAGTgggcgctgctgctgcagggcttgcGCCACCGCTACCGCCATGGCGAGGTCCGCCTGGGTCTCCACAACGTCCTCGCCGCCGAGTTCGCCGCCGTCACCGTGCTCATCTCGGTCGGGGCTGTCCTGGGCAGGACGagcccctgccagctcctcGCCGTGGCTTTCTGCGAGGTCCCTGTCTACCTCGCGAGCGAGTGGCTCATCGTCACCCAGCTGGGCGTCCGCGACGTGGGAGGCACCATCACCATCCACGTCTTCGCCTGCTATTTCGGCCTCGGCGTGTCCAAGGCTCTGTTTGGGACGCAGAGGCGGCCGGCGCATCCCAAGGAGACCCCAACGCCCCGATCTGACCTCCTGGCCCTGGTGGGGACGCTCACCCTCTGGGTTTTCTGGCCCAGCTTCGTGGCCGCCCCGTGCCAGCCGGGTGATGCCCAGCACCGGGCCATCCTGAACACCCTCCTGGCCCTCAGCGCCAGCGCCGTCACCACCGTGGTGGCCTCCAGCCTGCTGGAGAGTGGCGGCAAGCTCAGCCCGGGCCACCTGCAGAACGGCAGCCTGGCCGGCGGGGTGGCCATCGGCGCGCTGGCCGACATGCCCATCACACCGGCGGCCTccctggccctgggcagcctctcCTCGCTCGTCTGCCTGCTCGGCTTCCGATTCCTCACCCCGCTCCTGGCGAGGAGGCTGGCTCTGCACGACCAGTGCGGCATCCACAACCTCCACGGCTTGCCGGGCATCCTCGGCGCAGCGGCCAGCGCCGTGGCCGTCCTG CTCTCCCACGTCGATGGCAATGGGCTGGCGGAGGACCAGGGGGGCTGCGGTGGTGGCAGGCAGGCGCTGTGGCAagtggcagggctggctgcgGCCCTTGGAGGCTCGCTGCTCAGCGGGATGCTCGCCGGCGCCGTGCTgcgcctgccctgcctggccccgcCGCCTGAGCCGCTTTGCTTCGAGGACTCGCTGAATTTCAGGATCCAGGGGCAGGCCGAGAGCCCAGGGATGGGGGACGCCACCGAGGAAGTGGCCCTGAAGGAGCGGGTGTAG
- the SOX18 gene encoding transcription factor SOX-18, with product MNISESNYCREEISQPRGDCSWVTAAVPAAEPGLAFARPPGAASPASRTPSPEPGFAFGPGPGATAPGAAPGAAPSRTPSPEPGYGYSPPAGRTEGKAGEDSRIRRPMNAFMVWAKDERKRLAQQNPDLHNAVLSKMLGQSWKALSASDKRPFVEEAERLRIQHLQDHPNYKYRPRRKKQAKKIKRMEPNILLHNLSQPCSDNFSMSHHGGSQPGHPQPPPLNHFRELHSMGSDIENYGLPTPEMSPLDVLEQTEPAFFPPHMQDDCNMMPFRGYHHHHQMEFPQEKCIGRDVAVPYAQTPSHLADAMRTPHPSSIYYNQMCSGTQNGLSAHLGQLSPPPEAHHMESVDHLNQSELWTDVDRNEFDQYLNMSRTRPDASGLPYHVSLSKVTPRSISCEESSLISALSDASSAVYYSPCITG from the exons ATGAATATATCTGAGTCAAACTACTGCCGAGAGGAGATATCGCAACCCCGGGGCGACTGTTCATGGGTCACCGCCGCCGTGCCGGCCGCTGAGCCCGGGCTCGCCTTCGCGCGCCCCCCGGGAGCTGCCTCACCCGCCAGCCGCACGCCCAGCCCCGAGCCAGGCTTCGCCttcggccccggccccggtgcTACGGCTCCCGGTGCGGCCCCCGGCGCGGCCCCCAGCCGTACGCCCAGTCCCGAGCCGGGCTATGGATACAGCCCCCCGGCGGGCCGCACCGAGGGCAAGGCCGGCGAGGATTCCCGCATCCGCCGGCCCATGAACGCCTTCATGGTCTGGGCGAAGGATGAGCGCAAGCGGCTGGCGCAGCAGAACCCCGACCTGCACAACGCCGTGCTCAGCAAGATGCTGG GCCAGTCGTGGAAGGCGCTGAGCGCCAGCGACAAGCGTCCCTTCGTGGAAGAGGCCGAGCGGCTGCGAATCCAGCACCTCCAGGATCACCCCAACTACAAGTACCGCCCGAGGAGAAAGAAGCAAGCCAAGAAAATCAAGAGGATGGAACCCAATATCCTCCTCCATAACCTTTCCCAGCCTTGCAGTGACAACTTCAGCATGAGTCACCACGGCGGCAGCCAGCCGggccacccccagcctcccccacTTAACCACTTCAGAGAACTCCACTCCATGGGGTCGGATATTGAAAACTATGGCTTGCCAACTCCTGAGATGTCTCCCTTGGATGTCTTGGAACAGACCGAGCCGGCGTTTTTCCCTCCGCACATGCAGGATGACTGCAACATGATGCCCTTTCGCGGctaccaccaccatcaccagATGGAGTTTCCCCAGGAGAAGTGCATCGGGCGGGACGTGGCCGTGCCCTATGCGCAGACCCCGTCGCACTTGGCCGACGCCATGAGGActccccatccctccagcaTATACTACAACCAGATGTGCTCGGGGACTCAGAACGGGCTTTCCGCCCACCTGGGCCAGCTCTCGCCCCCGCCCGAAGCCCACCACATGGAGAGCGTGGATCACTTGAACCAAAGCGAGCTGTGGACGGACGTTGACCGCAACGAGTTTGACCAGTATTTGAACATGAGCAGGACTCGTCCCGACGCCTCGGGACTCCCTTACCATGTCTCCCTGTCCAAAGTGACTCCTAGAAGCATCTCCTGCGAGGAGAGCAGCTTGATATCCGCCCTGTCCGACGCCAGCAGCGCCGTTTACTACAGCCCCTGCATCACCGGTTAG